A genome region from Gadus chalcogrammus isolate NIFS_2021 chromosome 7, NIFS_Gcha_1.0, whole genome shotgun sequence includes the following:
- the plekhm2 gene encoding pleckstrin homology domain-containing family M member 2 isoform X1: protein MDPLKVKDRILENISLSVKKLQSYFAACEDETPAIRNHDRVLQRLCEHLDHALLYGLQDISSGYWVLVLHFTRKEAVRQIDELQHIATNLGRSRAWLYLALSESSLESYLRLFQENQALLQKYYFKNALVCSHDHLTLFLTLVSGLEFIRFDLELDVPYLDVAPYMPEYYKPQNLLDFEERLPSSDSLSLHSFTSLTSTNLEWDDSAIAPSSEDYDFGDIFPVLQSLPSADWEEGDLTDPASCPRSSGSDPQTVVGDSVILRSAAAVATVSVAPMKAAPPPPPSPPRSPVFRHNPFNHDSDTNTSADVTPVHVAGRQGSCAPREDGESGSTQLEVIRLAKRRKPAKKRRVKSSSGSISSVNNNSSSDPVEPEESLPSPEPQGARGAAEEADSSSSSLPHGGAATRRTGRRSTDEEEEEEEEEEPEPYLRLPQMTDTSMDGVGRPLRDVMDRLNGATESEEAAVAAAQGATASNGVDRDPDPQPPTRQPFREEAGREPPDRADGEPPGAALARGPAGPYASGPAGPYASGPRGTEPAAPGGGGHDPAGSGESEAVEGAAEDAGAAAAEEGPEPALRADQGEGGADLRPVGADDAGGGAEEQLVEEMLSPAEDCHPAEFKVDNNHLLLLMIHVFRENEEQLYKMMKMSTGHMEGDLQPLYLLLTDCYIYLLRKGAAEKPYTVEEAVSYNELDYISVGLDQQTVMLVCTNRRRQFLLDAADFSLTIWLLEALRSAMVKGCREPPYPSVLTDATMEKLALTKFVSQEAHCEVSEVSIQLYSLVHWEDPMDAALSPHGGPPGSGSSSTKEGCLLYRAGTNLLGKELWKSCYLVLSNGILYQYAERTDVAPLLSITMGGEHCGGCRRSNSTERPHAFHVVLIERPPLELSAADEQDMGDWMLLLCQAASKGVIPQGSSPTPCIPCCLVVTAGQLLTCHQDCQTSFFRSLGMADLSDVTGVRLEADQQYCVVEFAGDRAKFLPPWVLYFSGCGERDRLLEALDAAWREIFQVVLPRGEVEDPAVRKRCREALALMSSAWQRADSLARGRAQREPWC from the exons GCTGCGTGTGAAGATGAAACGCCTGCCATTCGCAACCACGACCGGGTCCTGCAGCGGCTCTGTGAGCATTTGGACCATGCTCTGTTATATGG GCTGCAGGACATCTCCTCCGGCTACTGGGTGCTGGTCCTTCACTTCACCAGGAAAGAGGCGGTGCGGCAGATAGACGAGCTGCAGCACATAGCCACCAACCTGGGTCGAA GCCGAGCGTGGTTGTACCTGGCACTGAGCGAGAGCTCGCTGGAGAGCTACCTGCGCCTTTTTCAGGAGAACCAGGCCCTGCTCCAGAAATACTACTTCAA GAATGCACTGGTCTGCAGCCACGACCACCTGACACTGTTCCTCACGCTGGTGTCAGGCCTGGAGTTCATTCGCTTTGACCTCGAGCTG GATGTTCCATATTTGGACGTAGCGCCCTACATGCCGGAGTATTACAAACCCCAGAACCTGCTGGACTTTGAGGAGAGGCTGCCGAGCTCGGACAGCTTGTCccttcactccttcacctccctcacctccaccaacCTGGAGTGGGACGATAGCGCCATAGCGCCATCCAGTGAAG ATTATGATTTTGGGGACATCTTCCCTGTGTTGCAGTCACTGCCCAGTGCAGACTGGGAAG AGGGGGATCTCACCGACCCCGCCAGCTGTCCGCGCTCCAGCGGCTCGGATCCCCAGACGGTCGTCGGCGACTCGGTGATCCTCCGCTCCGCGGCGGCCGTGGCGACCGTCTCCGTGGCGCCCATGAAGgcagccccgccgccgccgccgtcgccgcccCGCAGCCCCGTGTTCCGGCACAACCCGTTCAACCACGACTCGGACACCAACACGTCGGCCGACGTCACGCCCGTCCACGTGGCCGGCCGCCAGGGCTCCTGCGCCCCGCGGGAGGACGGCGAGAGCGGCAGCACACAGCTGGAGGTCATCAG GCTGGCCAAACGGAGGAAGCCCGCCAAGAAGCGACGGGTGAAGAGTTCCAGCGGCTCCATCAGCAGCGTCAACAACAACTCCTCCTCGGACCCGGTGGAGCCGGAGGAAAGCCTGCCCAGCCCCGAACCACAGGGGGCCAGGGGAGCCGCGGAGGAGGCGgactcctccagcagcagcctcccGCACGGCGGGGCGGCCACGAGGAGGACGGGCAGGAGAAGcacggacgaggaggaggaggaggaggaggaagaggagccggAGCCCTACCTGCGGCTCCCGCAGATGACGGACACCTCGATGGACGGCGTGGGCCGGCCGCTGCGAGACGTCATGGACCGTCTCAACGGCGCCACGGAATcggaggaggcggcggtggcggcggcgcagGGAGCGACCGCGTCAAACGGTGTGGACCGGGACCCCGACCCCCAGCCTCCCACGCGGCAGCCCTTTCGGGAGGAGGCGGGACGGGAGCCGCCCGATCGCGCTGACGGGGAGCCGCCTGGTGCCGCTCTGGCCCGGGGCCCTGCCGGGCCCTACGCCTCTGGCCCCGCCGGGCCCTACGCCTCTGGCCCCCGCGGTACAGAGCCTGCTGCCCCGGGTGGTGGCGGCCATGACCCTGCAGGGTCTGGTGAGTCAGAAGCTGTTGAAGGTGCTGCTGAAGATGCAGGAGCGGCAGCGGCAGAGGAGGGACCGGAGCCCGCCCTGAGGGCCGACCAGGGGGAGGGCGGAGCCGACCTCCGGCCCGTGGGAGCGGACGACGCGGGCGGAGGGGCGGAGGAGCAGCTGGTAGAGGAGATGCTCAGTCCCGCAGAGGACTGTCACCCGGCAGAATTCAA GGTGGACAACAACCATTTGCTGCTGCTTATGATTCACGTGTTTAGAGAGAATGAAGAGCAGCTTTACAAG atgatgaagatgagcaCGGGACATATGGAGGGAGACCTACAGCCCCTATACCTGCTTCTGACAGACTGTTACATCTATCTGCTCAGAAAAG GGGCTGCAGAGAAGCCCTACACGGTGGAGGAGGCCGTCTCCTACAACGAGCTGGACTACATCTCC GTAGGGCTGGACCAGCAGACGGTGATGCTGGTGTGCACCAACCGGCGGCGGCAGTTCCTATTGGACGCGGCCGACTTCTCCCTGACCAT atggcTGCTGGAGGCGCTCCGCTCGGCCATGGTGAAGGGCTGCCGGGAGCCCCCCTACCCCTCGGTGCTGACGGACGCCACCATGGAGAAGCTGGCCCTCACCAAGTTCGTCTCCCAGGAGGCTCACTGCGAG gTGTCTGAGGTCTCCATCCAGCTGTACTCCCTGGTACACTGGGAGGACCCCATGGACGCGGCCCTGTCCCCCCATGGAGGGCCCCCAGGCTCGGGCTCCTCCAGCACCAAGGAGGGCTGCCTGCTCTACCGCGCCGGGACCAACCTCCTGGGCAAGGAGCTGTGGAAGAGCTGCTACCTGGTCctcag CAATGGAATCCTCTACCAGTATGCAGAGAGGACAGACGTAGCCCCTCTGCTGTCCATCACCATGGG GGGCGAGCACTGCGGGGGCTGCCGACGCTCCAACAGCACGGAGCGGCCCCACGCCTTCCACGTGGTCCTCATAGAGCGCCCCCCGCTGGAGCTGAGCGCCGCCGACGAGCAGGACATGGGCGACTGGATGCTGCTGCTCTGCCAGGCGGCGTCCAAAGGG GTGATCCCACAGGgttcctcccccaccccctgcatCCCCTGCTGCCTCGTGGTGACGGCAGGCCAGCTGCTCACCTGCCACCAGGACTGCCAGACCAGCTTCTTCCGCTCCCTGGGGATGGCCGATCTCTCCGACGTCACCGGCGTCCGCCTGGAGGCCGATCAGCAGTACTGCGTCGTG GAGTTTGCTGGGGATCGGGCCAAGTTCCTGCCTCCCTGGGTTTTGTATTTCAGCGGCTGTGGGGAGAGAGACCGTCTTCTAGAGGCGCTGGATGCCGCCTGGAGAGAGATTTTTCAG GTGGTGCTGCCCCGCGGTGAGGTGGAGGACCCGGCGGTGAGGAAGCGCTGCAGAGAGGCCCTGGCCCTGATGAGCAGCGCCTGGCAGAGGGCCGACAGCCTGGCCCGTGGCCGCGCCCAGAGGGAGCCCTGGTGCTGA
- the plekhm2 gene encoding pleckstrin homology domain-containing family M member 2 isoform X2 yields MDPLKVKDRILENISLSVKKLQSYFAACEDETPAIRNHDRVLQRLCEHLDHALLYGLQDISSGYWVLVLHFTRKEAVRQIDELQHIATNLGRSRAWLYLALSESSLESYLRLFQENQALLQKYYFKNALVCSHDHLTLFLTLVSGLEFIRFDLELDVPYLDVAPYMPEYYKPQNLLDFEERLPSSDSLSLHSFTSLTSTNLEWDDSAIAPSSEEGDLTDPASCPRSSGSDPQTVVGDSVILRSAAAVATVSVAPMKAAPPPPPSPPRSPVFRHNPFNHDSDTNTSADVTPVHVAGRQGSCAPREDGESGSTQLEVIRLAKRRKPAKKRRVKSSSGSISSVNNNSSSDPVEPEESLPSPEPQGARGAAEEADSSSSSLPHGGAATRRTGRRSTDEEEEEEEEEEPEPYLRLPQMTDTSMDGVGRPLRDVMDRLNGATESEEAAVAAAQGATASNGVDRDPDPQPPTRQPFREEAGREPPDRADGEPPGAALARGPAGPYASGPAGPYASGPRGTEPAAPGGGGHDPAGSGESEAVEGAAEDAGAAAAEEGPEPALRADQGEGGADLRPVGADDAGGGAEEQLVEEMLSPAEDCHPAEFKVDNNHLLLLMIHVFRENEEQLYKMMKMSTGHMEGDLQPLYLLLTDCYIYLLRKGAAEKPYTVEEAVSYNELDYISVGLDQQTVMLVCTNRRRQFLLDAADFSLTIWLLEALRSAMVKGCREPPYPSVLTDATMEKLALTKFVSQEAHCEVSEVSIQLYSLVHWEDPMDAALSPHGGPPGSGSSSTKEGCLLYRAGTNLLGKELWKSCYLVLSNGILYQYAERTDVAPLLSITMGGEHCGGCRRSNSTERPHAFHVVLIERPPLELSAADEQDMGDWMLLLCQAASKGVIPQGSSPTPCIPCCLVVTAGQLLTCHQDCQTSFFRSLGMADLSDVTGVRLEADQQYCVVEFAGDRAKFLPPWVLYFSGCGERDRLLEALDAAWREIFQVVLPRGEVEDPAVRKRCREALALMSSAWQRADSLARGRAQREPWC; encoded by the exons GCTGCGTGTGAAGATGAAACGCCTGCCATTCGCAACCACGACCGGGTCCTGCAGCGGCTCTGTGAGCATTTGGACCATGCTCTGTTATATGG GCTGCAGGACATCTCCTCCGGCTACTGGGTGCTGGTCCTTCACTTCACCAGGAAAGAGGCGGTGCGGCAGATAGACGAGCTGCAGCACATAGCCACCAACCTGGGTCGAA GCCGAGCGTGGTTGTACCTGGCACTGAGCGAGAGCTCGCTGGAGAGCTACCTGCGCCTTTTTCAGGAGAACCAGGCCCTGCTCCAGAAATACTACTTCAA GAATGCACTGGTCTGCAGCCACGACCACCTGACACTGTTCCTCACGCTGGTGTCAGGCCTGGAGTTCATTCGCTTTGACCTCGAGCTG GATGTTCCATATTTGGACGTAGCGCCCTACATGCCGGAGTATTACAAACCCCAGAACCTGCTGGACTTTGAGGAGAGGCTGCCGAGCTCGGACAGCTTGTCccttcactccttcacctccctcacctccaccaacCTGGAGTGGGACGATAGCGCCATAGCGCCATCCAGTGAAG AGGGGGATCTCACCGACCCCGCCAGCTGTCCGCGCTCCAGCGGCTCGGATCCCCAGACGGTCGTCGGCGACTCGGTGATCCTCCGCTCCGCGGCGGCCGTGGCGACCGTCTCCGTGGCGCCCATGAAGgcagccccgccgccgccgccgtcgccgcccCGCAGCCCCGTGTTCCGGCACAACCCGTTCAACCACGACTCGGACACCAACACGTCGGCCGACGTCACGCCCGTCCACGTGGCCGGCCGCCAGGGCTCCTGCGCCCCGCGGGAGGACGGCGAGAGCGGCAGCACACAGCTGGAGGTCATCAG GCTGGCCAAACGGAGGAAGCCCGCCAAGAAGCGACGGGTGAAGAGTTCCAGCGGCTCCATCAGCAGCGTCAACAACAACTCCTCCTCGGACCCGGTGGAGCCGGAGGAAAGCCTGCCCAGCCCCGAACCACAGGGGGCCAGGGGAGCCGCGGAGGAGGCGgactcctccagcagcagcctcccGCACGGCGGGGCGGCCACGAGGAGGACGGGCAGGAGAAGcacggacgaggaggaggaggaggaggaggaagaggagccggAGCCCTACCTGCGGCTCCCGCAGATGACGGACACCTCGATGGACGGCGTGGGCCGGCCGCTGCGAGACGTCATGGACCGTCTCAACGGCGCCACGGAATcggaggaggcggcggtggcggcggcgcagGGAGCGACCGCGTCAAACGGTGTGGACCGGGACCCCGACCCCCAGCCTCCCACGCGGCAGCCCTTTCGGGAGGAGGCGGGACGGGAGCCGCCCGATCGCGCTGACGGGGAGCCGCCTGGTGCCGCTCTGGCCCGGGGCCCTGCCGGGCCCTACGCCTCTGGCCCCGCCGGGCCCTACGCCTCTGGCCCCCGCGGTACAGAGCCTGCTGCCCCGGGTGGTGGCGGCCATGACCCTGCAGGGTCTGGTGAGTCAGAAGCTGTTGAAGGTGCTGCTGAAGATGCAGGAGCGGCAGCGGCAGAGGAGGGACCGGAGCCCGCCCTGAGGGCCGACCAGGGGGAGGGCGGAGCCGACCTCCGGCCCGTGGGAGCGGACGACGCGGGCGGAGGGGCGGAGGAGCAGCTGGTAGAGGAGATGCTCAGTCCCGCAGAGGACTGTCACCCGGCAGAATTCAA GGTGGACAACAACCATTTGCTGCTGCTTATGATTCACGTGTTTAGAGAGAATGAAGAGCAGCTTTACAAG atgatgaagatgagcaCGGGACATATGGAGGGAGACCTACAGCCCCTATACCTGCTTCTGACAGACTGTTACATCTATCTGCTCAGAAAAG GGGCTGCAGAGAAGCCCTACACGGTGGAGGAGGCCGTCTCCTACAACGAGCTGGACTACATCTCC GTAGGGCTGGACCAGCAGACGGTGATGCTGGTGTGCACCAACCGGCGGCGGCAGTTCCTATTGGACGCGGCCGACTTCTCCCTGACCAT atggcTGCTGGAGGCGCTCCGCTCGGCCATGGTGAAGGGCTGCCGGGAGCCCCCCTACCCCTCGGTGCTGACGGACGCCACCATGGAGAAGCTGGCCCTCACCAAGTTCGTCTCCCAGGAGGCTCACTGCGAG gTGTCTGAGGTCTCCATCCAGCTGTACTCCCTGGTACACTGGGAGGACCCCATGGACGCGGCCCTGTCCCCCCATGGAGGGCCCCCAGGCTCGGGCTCCTCCAGCACCAAGGAGGGCTGCCTGCTCTACCGCGCCGGGACCAACCTCCTGGGCAAGGAGCTGTGGAAGAGCTGCTACCTGGTCctcag CAATGGAATCCTCTACCAGTATGCAGAGAGGACAGACGTAGCCCCTCTGCTGTCCATCACCATGGG GGGCGAGCACTGCGGGGGCTGCCGACGCTCCAACAGCACGGAGCGGCCCCACGCCTTCCACGTGGTCCTCATAGAGCGCCCCCCGCTGGAGCTGAGCGCCGCCGACGAGCAGGACATGGGCGACTGGATGCTGCTGCTCTGCCAGGCGGCGTCCAAAGGG GTGATCCCACAGGgttcctcccccaccccctgcatCCCCTGCTGCCTCGTGGTGACGGCAGGCCAGCTGCTCACCTGCCACCAGGACTGCCAGACCAGCTTCTTCCGCTCCCTGGGGATGGCCGATCTCTCCGACGTCACCGGCGTCCGCCTGGAGGCCGATCAGCAGTACTGCGTCGTG GAGTTTGCTGGGGATCGGGCCAAGTTCCTGCCTCCCTGGGTTTTGTATTTCAGCGGCTGTGGGGAGAGAGACCGTCTTCTAGAGGCGCTGGATGCCGCCTGGAGAGAGATTTTTCAG GTGGTGCTGCCCCGCGGTGAGGTGGAGGACCCGGCGGTGAGGAAGCGCTGCAGAGAGGCCCTGGCCCTGATGAGCAGCGCCTGGCAGAGGGCCGACAGCCTGGCCCGTGGCCGCGCCCAGAGGGAGCCCTGGTGCTGA
- the ano11 gene encoding anoctamin-7 gives MLKKSSGLRLDDGECLLDVRCVDGEQAADGSYGSLQNAAYIPRRYFSASANNEVSEDDADEEEEEEEEEPIRVPSDRKIPQQPPLSPGNYFKDGRTKIDFVLVWEVRHRKKRRSKRKADGEEPAPSQKTTSSQQRKELLAQWRERFVQNLQTAGLLLEKEETANEKKTINFLKLSAPWEVLVHHAEEMCIRAPLQVQPSPDFNTSARIMKRLCIPNVFAEYVPRRPLDYYTCNFRKSKMDRFLGCNNHETYFSSTQRHRIVYEILAKTAYGKRRRAEVGVARLLTEGAYSAAFPLHEGKYQLPTSEVSPDELNKRQVLFQYWARWSKWYKYQPLDHIREYFGEKIAIYFAWLGFYTAWLLPAALVGLLVFLSGVLSLASNEPAQEICTSGASYLMCPLCNTCKAWNMSDICPMAKLGYLFDHPGTVFFSVFMSFWAVTFLEFWKRKMATLAHHWDCMDFHEEEERPRPEFVAMAPAREYNPVTGVKEPYFPKKDRLTRMFTASMVIIIMLCVVVIFLVTVIMYRGIISVMMFHTGNPVLRTQAGNIATISGSLVNLGLILLMGQVYTALAEQLTKWEMHRTQTEYEDAFTFKVFVFQFVNFYSSPFYVAFFKGRYVGYPSNYGTLLGMRNEDCGPGGCLIELAEQLFIIMVGKQLIGNVQEFVIPKVKSWQQKRSLDKVRGGCDLHRWEEDYRLVEEEGLFDEYLEMVLQFGFITIFVAAFPLAPLFALLNNWAEVRLDAHKFVCEYRRPVAQRAQNIGAWFNILEALSHLSVIANAFLIAFTSDFLSRLLYQYKFEKEDLSGFVNFTLAYAPLNYTQYPMCRYKAFRDDNGNYTLVYWELLAVRFSFIIAFEHVVFFVLRAIDWIVPDVPESLLVQIKRERYLAKQALAEHQDILLGAGVRKTSPHHPHTSSSSPQPSRRRTRPSQDTPHRKASPGSVG, from the exons ATGCTGAAGAAGAGCTCTGGGCTGCGGCTTGACGACGGAGAGTGTCTCCTGGATGTGCGCTGCGTGGACGGGGAGCAGGCGGCAGACGGCAGCTACGGCAGCCTACAGAACGCAGCCTACATCCCCCGTCGATAC TTTTCAGCCTCGGCCAATAATGAGGTCTCAGAGGATGAtgctgatgaggaggaggaggaggaggaggaagaacccATCCGTGTTCCTAGCGATAGGAAGATTCCCCAGCAGCCACCACTAAGCCCGGGAAATTACTTCAAGGATGGACGCACCAAAATAG ACTTTGTGCTAGTGTGGGAGGTCCGTCATCGGAAGAAGCGGCGTTCCAAGCGCAAGGCCGACGGCGAGGAGCCGGCGCCCAGTCAGAAGACCACCAGCTCGCAGCAACGCAAGGAACTGTTGGCCCAGTGGAGGGAGAGATTCGTCCAGAATCTGCAGACTGCAGGCTTGCTCCTGGAGAAG GAGGAAACAGCCAACGAGAAGAAAACAATTAATTTCCTGAAGCTGAGCGCGCCCTGGGAGGTGCTGGTCCACCACGCGGAGGAGATGTGCATCAGAGCGCCACTGCAG GTGCAACCGAGCCCAGACTTTAACACGTCCGCTCGGATAATGAAGAGGCTGTGCATACCTAATGTGTTTGCAGAGTACGTGCCAAGACGCCCGCTAGACTACTACACGTGTAACTTCCGCAAGTCGAAAATGGACAG GTTCCTCGGCTGTAACAACCATGAAACATATTTCTCAAGCACACAGAGGCACCGCATT GTGTATGAGATCCTGGCGAAGACAGCCTATggcaagaggaggagggcggaggtgggcgtggccaggCTACTGACCGAAGGGGCGTACTCTGCTGCCTTCCCCCTGCATGAG GGCAAATACCAGCTCCCTACATCGGAGGTTAGTCCCGATGAGCTGAACAAAAGGCAGGTTCTGTTCCAGTATTGGGCTCGATGGTCCAAATGGTACAAATATCAGCCTCTGGACCACATCCGGGAGTACTTTGGAGAAAAGATCGCCATCTACTTTGCTTGGCTGG GGTTCTACACAGCCTGGCTCCTGCCAGCTGCCCTGGTGGGACTGCTTGTCTTTCTGTCAGGAGTTCTGTCCCTGGCCAGCAATGAGCCAGC gCAGGAGATCTGCACCAGTGGAGCCAGCTACCTCATGTGTCCTCTCTGCAACACCTGCAAGGCCTGGAACATGTCCGACATCTGCCCCATGGCCAAG TTGGGCTACCTGTTTGACCATCCAGGCACAGTGTTCTTCAGTGTGTTCATGTCCTTCTGGGCTGTCACCTTCTTGGAGTTCTGGAAACGCAAGATGGCCACCCTGGCCCACCACTGGGACTGCATGGACTTCCACGAAGAAGAG GAACGCCCTCGCCCAGAGTTCGTCGCCATGGCGCCCGCCCGGGAGTACAACCCGGTGACGGGGGTGAAGGAACCGTACTTCCCCAAGAAAGACCGTCTGACCCGCATGTTCACCGCGTCcatggtcatcatcatcatg CTGTGTGTGGTGGTGATATTCCTGGTGACCGTCATCATGTACCGCGGCATCATCAGCGTGATGATGTTCCACACGGGGAACCCCGTACTGCGCACTCAG GCCGGGAACATCGCCACCATCTCGGGCAGTCTGGTGAACCTGGGGCTCATCCTGCTCATGGGTCAGGTGTACACCGCGCTCGCAGAGCAGCTCACCAAATGGG AGATGCACCGGACACAAACCGAGTATGAGGACGCTTTCACCTTCAAGGTGTTTGTCTTCCAGTTTGTCAACTTCTACTCTTCTCCGTTCTACGTCGCCTTCTTCAAAGGGAG ATATGTAGGTTACCCTAGCAACTACGGAACCTTGTTGGGAATGAGAAATGAAGAC tgtggcCCCGGGGGCTGCCTTATAGAGTTAGCTGAACAACTCTTCATCATCATGGTGGGAAAGCAACTCATTGGGAACGTTCAGGAGTTTGTCATCCC tAAGGTGAAGTCCTGGCAGCAGAAACGCTCCCTGGATAAAGTGAGGGGGGGCTGTGATCTTCATCGCTGGGAGGAAGACTACCGTTTGGTGGAAGAGGAAGGCCTGTTCGATGAGTACCTGGAGATGG TGCTGCAGTTTGGCTTCATCACCATCTTCGTGGCGGCCTTCCCCCTGGCGCCCCTCTTCGCTCTGCTCAACAACTGGGCCGAGGTCCGCCTGGACGCCcacaagtttgtgtgtgagtaccgCCGGCCGGTGGCCCAGCGTGCGCAGAACATCGGCGCCTGGTTCAACATCCTGGAGGCCCTGTCGCACCTCTCCGTCATCGCCAAC GCATTCCTGATTGCCTTCACGTCAGACTTCTTATCTCGCCTGCTGTATCAGTACAAGTTTGAAAAGGAGGATCTCAGTGGCTTCGTGAACTTCACCCTGGCCTACGCCCCGCTCAACTACACCCAGTACCCAATGTGCAG aTATAAGGCCTTCAGAGACGACAATGGGAACTACACATTGGTCTACTGGGAGCTCCTCGCAGTCAGATTCAGTTTCATCATTGCTTTTGAG catgTAGTGTTCTTTGTGTTGCGGGCGATCGACTGGATCGTCCCGGACGTCCCTGAGTCCCTGCTGGTGCAGATCAAGAGGGAGCGCTACCTGGCCAAGCAGGCCTTAGCCGAGCACCAGGACATCCTGCTGGGAGCGGGGGTCCGGAAGacctcccctcaccacccccacaccagctcctccagcccccagCCCAGCAGGAGACGGACGCGGCCCTCACAGGACACCCCACACCG CAAGGCGTCCCCTGGCTCTGTGGGCTAA